ATGCGGTGGCGGAACAGACCATCCGCGCCGCCGGTGCCACCCCTACCTTCAAGGGCTACGAGGGATTTCCGGGCTCCATTTGTTCCTCCGTTAACGATGTCATCGTGCACGGGATTCCGGATGCGAAGACCGTGCTTGCCGATGGCGACCTCCTCTCCATCGACTGCGGCGCCACCCTCGATGGCTGGGTAGGAGATAGCGCGTGGTCCTTTCCCATCGGTGAACTGGACCCGGACGTTGCGGCATTGAACGCGGCGACCGAGTGGGTGCTCATGGAAGGACTGCAGGCGATGGTCCCGGGCAACCGCCTGACCGACGTGTCCCACGCCTTGGAGCAGGCAACTTACCGCGCCGAAGACAAGTTTGGCGTATCCCTTTATATCGTGGATGGTTACGGCGGTCATGGAATTGGCCGGACCATGCACGAAGATCCCTATTTGGAAAATGAGGGAAAGCCTGGCCGCGGGCCCGTCATTCAGGAGGGCTCCGTCCTGGCCATCGAGCCAATGCTTACTTTGGGCACCGTCGATAGTGCGGTGCTAGAAGATGACTGGACGGTGGTCACGCTCGACGGTTCCGTTGCCGCACATTGGGAGCACACGGTAGCCGCGACGGCGGACGGCCCGCGTATCCTCACCAGGCGCTACTAATAAATTCCCAGTACATATTCCCTGAAAAATCGCCGCTTAAACTAGGCGTAAATCCCCTGAAAGGTTTATACTCACCACTATGTCTAAATTCAGCCTCCGCAAGTTAAGTGCCACCGTTGCTGCACCAGCAGTGGCTGGCGTCATGGCATTGAGCACGATTGCCGGCGCCCCTGCAGCCTCTGCTCAGCAACTCCCTTCCCTCGATCAGCTCACTGCCCAGGCCCAGCAGCAGCTTGATAACTTCCACGGCCAGACCCGCGACCAGGCATGGCAGACCCGCAATGACATCCTGGACCAGGCTGAGAAGTACACCCCGGAACTGGTGCCTAACGTGCAGTCCGCAGTCGATAGCGCCCTGGAATTCCTCTTTCCGGGCCTAGTGGCTCAGAAGAACGAGGAAGCACGCCAGGCTCGCGAGGCTGCTGAGCGCGCACACGCACAGCAGATTGCGGAAGAAAAGGCGAAGGCTGAAGAGGCGGCGCGCCGTGCGGAGGAGCAGCGCCGCGCTAACCAATTCGACCGCGGCTCCTGCCCGGCAGATGCCAAGATTTGTGTCGACCTTGACGGCCGCCGCACCTGGCTGCAGGAAGGTGGCGACGTATCCTACATTTCCCCATCCATGTCCGCCGGCATGGTGGGCGAGGAAACCCCGCGCGGTACCTTCCACGTCAACCGCAAGGTGAAGGACGAAATCTCCCGCGAGTTCAATAACGCGCCGATGCCGTTCTCCATCTACTTCACCAATAACGGCCACGCTTTCCACTTGGACAACACCAACGTTGATTCCAACGGTTGCGTCCACCTGCCTTACGATGCAGCGGTTCGCTACTGGAACGATGTCCAGATTGGTGACAAGGTCTACATCTACTAATTCGGTGTAGCTCACCGCGTTAACGCGCCTCGCCCTCGCGCTTGGTTCCGGAATTTGGAACTGAACGCGAGGGTATTTTTAGTTTTCCGCTGCCGGTTGGGGATTTATGAAAGTGCGTGCGGTTTGGAAATCGTGTCGCTGCAGCGTATGCTGGTTTGACGGTGTATAGCGCCAGTAGGTCTGGTTGGCTTGCACCACCGCAGTAGACAACAAACATGCAGGTGACAGGTACTTGTCTGTCGCCAGAAAAGTAGAGGTTATGGCTAAGGAAGGCGCAATTGAGGTAGAGGGTCGCATCGTCGAGCCTTTGCCAAACGCAATGTTCCGTGTCGAGCTCGACAATGGGCACAAGGTTCTTGCACACATTTCCGGTAAGATGCGTCAGCACTACATCCGCATCCTCCCGGAGGATCGCGTCGTCGTAGAGCTGTCTCCTTATGACCTGACCCGCGGACGCATCGTCTACCGCTACAAGTAAACACAGTCAGCCTCCTCACCCAAGGGCGAAGCATGGCTTTGTCCTGTACACCTCAGGCTACGGTGGCCTGAGCCCGCACTGGTAAGCAACCCAAGGATTCCCGGCACGGTCCGGGCGAAGCGTTGCATGGAGCGGGACGGATGGGGAGAAAACCGCCGTAACAACCCGAAAGGACACGCCTTATGGCACGTCTAGCTGGTGTTGACCTCCCACGCAATAAGCGTATGGAGGTCGCTCTCACCTACATCTACGGCATCGGTCCAACCCGTGCCAAGGAATTGCTAGAAAAGACTGGCATTTCTCCTGACCTGCGCACCGACAACCTGGAAGATGAACAGGTTTCGGCACTGCGTGACGCAATTGAAGGCTCCTGGAAGGTAGAGGGTGACCTCCGCCGCCAGGTTCAGGCTGATATTCGTCGCAAGATTGAAATCGGAAGCTACAAGGGTCTGCGCCACCGTCGCGGTCTGCCGGTACGCGGTCAGCGTACGAAGACCAACGCGCGTACTCGTAAGGGCCCGAAGAAGACGATCGCAGGAAAGAAGAAGTAGTTCATGCCTCCAAAGACTCGTTCCGGCGCACGCCGTTCCGGCCGTCGCGTCGTCAAGAAGAATGTGGCTCTGGGCCACGCATACATCAAGTCCACCTTCAACAACACCATCGTCTCGATCACCGATCAGACCGGTGCTGTTATCTCCTGGGCATCCTCTGGCCACGTTGGCTTCAAGGGTTCCCGTAAGTCCACTCCGTTCGCTGCGCAGATGGCCGCTGAAAGCGCCGCACGCAAGGCAATGGACCACGGCATGAAGAAGGTTGACGTATTCGTCAAGGGTCCGGGCTCCGGCCGCGAGACCGCCATCCGTTCCCTGCAGGCTGCAGGCCTCGAGGTTTCCTCGATCACGGATGCAACTCCACAGCCGCACAACGGCTGCCGTCCGACCAAGCGTCGCAAGGTTTAAGGGAAGGAAAGAGGTAAGAAAATGGCTCGTTACACTGGCCCCGCTACCCGCGTATCCCGCCGTCTTCGCGTCGACTTGGTCGGCGGAGACATGGCATTCGAGCGCCGCCCGTACCCTCCGGGACAGGCTGGCCGCAACCGCATCAAGGAATCTGAGTACCTGCTGCAGCTCCAGGAGAAGCAGAAGGCAAAGTACACCTACGGTGTGCTGGAGCGTCAGTTCCGCCGCTACTACACCGAGGCTAACCGCCTCCCAGGCAAGACCGGTGACAACCTGGTCATCCTGCTGGAGACCCGCCTCGACAACGTGGTTTACCGCGCAGGTCTGGCACGCACCCGCCGCCAGGCTCGCCAGCTCGTTTCCCACGGTCACTTCACCGTGAACGGCAAGAACATCAACATCCCGTCCTACCGGATTACGCAGTACGACATCATCGATGTCCGCCCGCGTTCCCAGAAGATGGAATGGTTCGAAGACGCTCAGGACGCTCTTATCGATGCCAACGTACCGGCATGGTTGCAGGTCGTTCCTGATACGCTGCGCATCCTCGTGCACCAGTTGCCCGAGCGCGCTCAGATCGACATTCCGCTGCAAGAGCAGCTCATCGTCGAGCTTTACTCGAAGTAAACTGTTATACCGCACGGCTCTTCAAGGCCACGCGGTCCATCAGGAATCTTCAACCTCAAGATTTTTACCCCCTCTACCGGCGTCAAATAGCGGTCGCCGAAAAGGAGAATTGCAATGCTCATTTCCCAGCGTCCTCAGCTCACCGAGGAATTCATCGACTCGTCTCGTTCCAAGTTCGTCATCGAACCGCTCGAGCCGGGCTTTGGCTACACCCTCGGTAACTCGCTGCGTCGCACCCTGCTGTCGTCCATCCCGGGCGCAGCGGTAACCTCCATCAAGATTGATGGTGTGCTCCACGAGTTCACCACCATCAACGGTGTGAAGGAAGACGTTTCTGAGATCATCTTGAACATCAAGAGCATGGTCCTGTCCTCCGACTCCGATGAGCCGGTGGTTATGTACCTGAGCAAGGAAGGCCCTGGTGATGTCACCGCAGGCGATATCCAGCCGCCGGCTGGCGTGGAGATCCACAATCCGGATCTGCACATCGCTTCGCTGAATGACACCGCTAAGCTGGACATTGAGCTCGTCGTCGAGCGCGGCCGTGGCTACGTCCCGGCTGCCGCAACCTCTGGGGAAATCGGCCGTATTCCAATCGACCAGATCTACTCCCCAGTGCTGAAGGTCTCCTACAAGGTCGAAGCTACCCGTGTTGAGCAGCGCACCGACTTTGACAAGCTGACCATCGACGTCGAAACCAAGAACTCGATTTCCGCACGCGACGCCCTGGCTTCTGCCGGTGGCACCTTGGTCGAACTGTTCGGCCTGGCACGCGAGCTGAACAACGCAGCCGAAGGTATCGAGATTGGTCCCTCCCCGCAGGAGACCGAGTACATCGCCGCCTACGGCATGCCTATCGAGGACTTGAACTTCTCCGTTCGCTCCTATAACTGCCTGAAGCGTCAGGAAATCCACACCGTCGGCGAGCTTGCAGAATGCACCGAGTCCGACCTGCTGGATATCCGTAACTTCGGTCAGAAGTCGATTAATGAGGTAAAGATCAAGCTGGCTAACTTGGGCCTTGCTCTGAAGGACACCCCTGAGGACTTCGACCCCACCCAGCTCGAGGGCTACGACGCAGAAACCGGTGACTTCAAGGACCCGGCTGCGGACGATTCCGAGTAAAGAATCACCCTGAACTGCGGCACTCGTTGCCGCGCGCTCAACTTTTACCGCACACGAGGAGTAAACAATGCCTACCCCGAAGAAGGGTGCCCGTCTCGGTGGCTCCGCCAAGCAGCAAGCTCACATGCTGAGCAACTTGGCAGCTAGCCTGATCGAGCACGGCGCCATCAAGACCACCGATGCCAAGGCGAAGGTTCTTCGCCCGTACGTCGAAAAGATCATCACCAAGGCTAAGTCCGGCACGATTGCTGACCGCCGCGCAGTGCTGAAGCT
The window above is part of the Corynebacterium accolens genome. Proteins encoded here:
- the map gene encoding type I methionyl aminopeptidase; protein product: MAFRRRTKRIPARTPGELDAMQAAGEIVGKALQAVRAAAAPGVSTLELDAVAEQTIRAAGATPTFKGYEGFPGSICSSVNDVIVHGIPDAKTVLADGDLLSIDCGATLDGWVGDSAWSFPIGELDPDVAALNAATEWVLMEGLQAMVPGNRLTDVSHALEQATYRAEDKFGVSLYIVDGYGGHGIGRTMHEDPYLENEGKPGRGPVIQEGSVLAIEPMLTLGTVDSAVLEDDWTVVTLDGSVAAHWEHTVAATADGPRILTRRY
- a CDS encoding L,D-transpeptidase gives rise to the protein MSKFSLRKLSATVAAPAVAGVMALSTIAGAPAASAQQLPSLDQLTAQAQQQLDNFHGQTRDQAWQTRNDILDQAEKYTPELVPNVQSAVDSALEFLFPGLVAQKNEEARQAREAAERAHAQQIAEEKAKAEEAARRAEEQRRANQFDRGSCPADAKICVDLDGRRTWLQEGGDVSYISPSMSAGMVGEETPRGTFHVNRKVKDEISREFNNAPMPFSIYFTNNGHAFHLDNTNVDSNGCVHLPYDAAVRYWNDVQIGDKVYIY
- the infA gene encoding translation initiation factor IF-1, with product MAKEGAIEVEGRIVEPLPNAMFRVELDNGHKVLAHISGKMRQHYIRILPEDRVVVELSPYDLTRGRIVYRYK
- the rpsM gene encoding 30S ribosomal protein S13, producing MARLAGVDLPRNKRMEVALTYIYGIGPTRAKELLEKTGISPDLRTDNLEDEQVSALRDAIEGSWKVEGDLRRQVQADIRRKIEIGSYKGLRHRRGLPVRGQRTKTNARTRKGPKKTIAGKKK
- the rpsK gene encoding 30S ribosomal protein S11, giving the protein MPPKTRSGARRSGRRVVKKNVALGHAYIKSTFNNTIVSITDQTGAVISWASSGHVGFKGSRKSTPFAAQMAAESAARKAMDHGMKKVDVFVKGPGSGRETAIRSLQAAGLEVSSITDATPQPHNGCRPTKRRKV
- the rpsD gene encoding 30S ribosomal protein S4, with protein sequence MARYTGPATRVSRRLRVDLVGGDMAFERRPYPPGQAGRNRIKESEYLLQLQEKQKAKYTYGVLERQFRRYYTEANRLPGKTGDNLVILLETRLDNVVYRAGLARTRRQARQLVSHGHFTVNGKNINIPSYRITQYDIIDVRPRSQKMEWFEDAQDALIDANVPAWLQVVPDTLRILVHQLPERAQIDIPLQEQLIVELYSK
- a CDS encoding DNA-directed RNA polymerase subunit alpha, giving the protein MLISQRPQLTEEFIDSSRSKFVIEPLEPGFGYTLGNSLRRTLLSSIPGAAVTSIKIDGVLHEFTTINGVKEDVSEIILNIKSMVLSSDSDEPVVMYLSKEGPGDVTAGDIQPPAGVEIHNPDLHIASLNDTAKLDIELVVERGRGYVPAAATSGEIGRIPIDQIYSPVLKVSYKVEATRVEQRTDFDKLTIDVETKNSISARDALASAGGTLVELFGLARELNNAAEGIEIGPSPQETEYIAAYGMPIEDLNFSVRSYNCLKRQEIHTVGELAECTESDLLDIRNFGQKSINEVKIKLANLGLALKDTPEDFDPTQLEGYDAETGDFKDPAADDSE